From Pseudoalteromonas rubra, one genomic window encodes:
- a CDS encoding TonB-dependent receptor plug domain-containing protein, translated as MLNTKVTKAVRLALAFGAASTAVIAQSATAQEGAEKVERIEITGSRIKRVDMEGASPVEVISTAEFEGQGRVSVAEALQSVTSNSFGSIIPSSGNSAQSQSTVSLLGAGAGRTLVLIDGKRMGSSPSLNGGGANLSSIPMAAVERIEILKDGASAIYGSDAIAGVINVILKKDFEGVSFDIQVGRPEAEGADSKQMSMAFGVSSDKGNITFVYDHQQRNPIFDRDRSYTAASMEDKNKDGLISIYDETVGISYSGATVKGPNGMLASPKCDELTKNVDGFVGVLDQGSALGGVGGGQVCGYAYADVSANMASTKRDSAMASITYELTDDLELFGRAMFSRNDSFGRYAPAAANWNDMAADNEHNPTGEVTKGYFRWYQLGNRDGEVTDYQQDYTLGLKGAFGDTAEWEVSYHKARLDYRDVGRFYLSKAGLSHNTLNDIALDSEQGIANMRATTYTENQSELDHVFAGVGFEFGELEGGAIAHYVGGEYFDMTLNSRYDAQNEAGLIGGSAGSSGAGERDVTAVFYEVAFPILDNLTLSAAYRYDDYSDFGGEGNPSVKLDYRPIDDLLLRASYSEGFRAPSLKELNAADSTGFPKATDYVFCEQQGIAASDCTEASYEELRQGNKELGPEESSYMNLGVVYSGFENVSIKVDYFELEVENLISLIEVQDLVDLQSAGAYDALVAERPAVKLVRNSDGSIDKGYTQYSNGAFMSRKGFDIDVSYKLETAYGDFKFRNVTTLLTEVGEDIYFSGPTINAKKAPEQPELRSQFTVNYAVDNYSVNWTTDLIDNTYQTETKQRLDSGQHVVEYSGTLPTYVTHNLNIKYFSDGYGTFTLGARNLFDKGVVYNNNGFYVDYPLYNAGHIGREIFGGYRISF; from the coding sequence ATGTTGAACACTAAAGTAACTAAGGCCGTGCGTTTAGCACTGGCATTTGGTGCTGCGTCTACGGCTGTGATCGCACAGTCAGCAACAGCTCAGGAAGGTGCCGAAAAAGTAGAACGCATTGAAATCACAGGCTCGCGTATCAAGCGTGTCGACATGGAAGGTGCAAGCCCGGTTGAAGTAATCTCTACCGCTGAATTCGAAGGCCAGGGCCGTGTCTCTGTTGCCGAAGCACTTCAAAGCGTTACTTCTAATAGCTTTGGCTCTATTATCCCAAGCTCAGGTAACAGTGCACAGTCACAATCAACTGTGAGCCTGCTGGGTGCTGGTGCAGGTCGTACTCTGGTACTGATCGACGGTAAGCGTATGGGTAGCTCACCTTCACTGAACGGTGGTGGTGCCAACTTGAGCTCAATCCCGATGGCAGCGGTAGAGCGTATAGAAATTCTAAAAGATGGCGCTTCAGCTATCTATGGTTCTGACGCCATTGCGGGTGTTATCAACGTTATCCTGAAAAAAGACTTCGAAGGGGTGTCTTTTGATATTCAGGTAGGACGTCCTGAAGCAGAAGGTGCTGACTCTAAGCAAATGTCAATGGCATTTGGTGTAAGCTCTGATAAAGGTAATATTACTTTTGTTTACGACCATCAACAGCGCAACCCTATTTTTGACCGTGATCGCAGCTATACTGCCGCGTCAATGGAAGATAAAAACAAAGATGGCCTGATCTCTATTTATGATGAAACTGTCGGCATCAGCTACTCTGGCGCGACTGTTAAAGGTCCTAACGGCATGCTTGCATCTCCAAAGTGTGACGAGCTGACCAAGAATGTAGACGGCTTCGTAGGCGTACTTGATCAAGGTAGTGCATTAGGCGGTGTTGGCGGTGGTCAGGTTTGTGGTTATGCATATGCTGACGTTTCTGCCAACATGGCGTCGACTAAACGTGACTCGGCGATGGCGAGCATTACCTATGAACTCACTGATGACCTGGAGCTTTTCGGTCGTGCAATGTTCAGCCGTAACGATTCTTTTGGTCGTTATGCACCAGCAGCTGCAAACTGGAATGATATGGCAGCAGACAATGAACATAACCCTACTGGCGAAGTAACGAAAGGCTATTTCCGTTGGTATCAACTGGGTAACCGTGACGGTGAAGTAACGGATTACCAGCAAGATTACACTTTAGGTCTGAAAGGTGCCTTCGGTGATACGGCTGAATGGGAGGTTTCTTACCACAAAGCACGTCTGGACTATCGCGATGTTGGCCGTTTTTATCTGAGCAAAGCGGGTCTGTCTCACAATACACTAAATGATATTGCGCTTGATTCAGAGCAAGGTATCGCTAACATGCGTGCCACAACTTACACAGAAAACCAAAGTGAACTAGATCATGTGTTTGCTGGTGTTGGTTTTGAGTTTGGTGAGCTGGAAGGCGGTGCTATTGCCCACTATGTGGGTGGTGAATATTTCGATATGACACTGAACTCTCGTTATGATGCACAAAACGAAGCTGGCTTGATTGGTGGTAGCGCTGGTAGTTCAGGTGCGGGTGAGCGTGATGTAACAGCCGTGTTCTATGAAGTGGCTTTCCCTATCCTTGATAATCTGACACTGAGCGCAGCATACCGTTATGATGACTACAGTGACTTTGGTGGTGAAGGTAACCCAAGCGTGAAGCTTGACTATCGTCCAATTGACGATTTGCTACTTCGTGCTTCTTACTCTGAAGGTTTCCGTGCACCATCTCTTAAAGAGCTAAATGCAGCTGATTCAACAGGCTTCCCGAAAGCTACTGACTATGTATTCTGTGAACAGCAAGGTATTGCTGCATCTGATTGTACTGAAGCAAGCTATGAAGAGCTACGTCAGGGCAATAAAGAGTTGGGTCCAGAAGAATCAAGCTACATGAACCTGGGTGTTGTTTACTCTGGCTTTGAAAATGTTTCTATTAAAGTAGATTACTTCGAGCTTGAAGTAGAAAACTTGATTAGCCTTATTGAGGTTCAGGACTTAGTTGACCTGCAGTCTGCAGGTGCATATGACGCACTGGTTGCTGAAAGACCAGCAGTTAAACTGGTTCGCAATTCAGACGGTTCAATCGATAAAGGTTACACACAGTATTCAAACGGTGCATTCATGTCGCGTAAAGGTTTCGATATTGATGTATCTTACAAGCTAGAGACCGCATATGGTGACTTCAAATTCAGAAATGTAACAACACTTCTGACAGAAGTTGGTGAAGACATTTACTTCAGTGGTCCAACAATCAATGCGAAGAAGGCACCAGAGCAGCCAGAGCTTCGTTCTCAGTTCACTGTGAACTATGCTGTTGATAACTACTCTGTTAACTGGACGACAGATCTGATCGACAACACGTATCAAACTGAGACTAAGCAACGTCTTGATTCTGGTCAACACGTAGTAGAATACTCAGGAACTTTGCCTACTTATGTAACACATAACCTGAACATCAAGTACTTCAGCGATGGTTACGGTACATTCACACTGGGTGCACGTAACCTGTTCGATAAAGGTGTAGTGTACAATAACAATGGTTTCTACGTAGATTACCCTCTGTATAATGCAGGTCACATTGGTCGTGAAATCTTCGGTGGATACCGCATCAGCTTCTAA